A window from Lachnoanaerobaculum umeaense encodes these proteins:
- the dprA gene encoding DNA-processing protein DprA: MQIYEISDREALFYLSTISELGYSAKKAIYENIKPLYNIFKMSFDEVQTKVKLNEKQINAILRLKLNLDNLHDTYLSLDDRKIKFILPFDEDYPQKLIHIKDYPFGIFVKGEIPKQRKSVSIVGSRGASQYGLEMASFLAQELAINGVDIISGMALGVDTKAHEGAILGEGKTYAVLGTGVNVCYPESNFNLYNKLCSDGFGGVISEFPLGTNPLKFNFPIRNRIISGLADITIVIEARLKSGSLITASHALEQGREVFALPGRITDCMSLGCNKLIADGAGIISSPTDVLEALDLNIDRKIQVYNEKNPNILAKNDKKVYSCLDLKPKYIDDIIKESTLDISQVLSSLLLLELEGFIVQISSNYYCKRIN; this comes from the coding sequence ATGCAAATTTATGAAATATCCGATAGAGAAGCTTTATTTTATCTTTCCACAATATCTGAACTTGGATATTCAGCAAAAAAGGCAATCTATGAAAATATCAAGCCTTTATATAATATATTTAAAATGAGCTTTGATGAAGTACAAACCAAAGTAAAATTGAATGAAAAACAAATAAATGCAATTTTAAGACTAAAACTAAATTTAGATAATTTACATGACACTTATCTTTCATTAGATGATAGAAAAATTAAATTTATACTGCCTTTTGATGAGGATTATCCACAAAAACTAATACATATAAAAGATTATCCATTTGGAATATTTGTAAAAGGTGAAATTCCAAAGCAAAGAAAAAGTGTTTCAATAGTTGGTAGTAGAGGTGCCAGTCAATACGGATTGGAAATGGCAAGTTTTCTAGCACAGGAGCTTGCAATAAATGGGGTAGATATAATAAGCGGTATGGCACTGGGAGTTGATACAAAAGCACATGAAGGTGCTATACTTGGTGAAGGTAAAACCTATGCAGTACTAGGTACCGGAGTAAATGTATGTTATCCGGAGAGCAACTTTAATCTTTATAATAAACTATGTTCAGATGGTTTTGGTGGTGTAATATCTGAATTCCCACTTGGAACTAATCCTTTAAAGTTTAATTTTCCCATTAGAAATCGTATAATATCAGGTCTGGCAGATATAACTATAGTAATAGAAGCAAGACTGAAATCAGGTTCTCTTATAACAGCTTCACATGCTTTGGAACAGGGGAGAGAAGTATTTGCACTTCCGGGTAGAATAACTGATTGTATGAGTCTTGGATGCAATAAACTTATAGCTGATGGAGCCGGTATAATTTCATCGCCTACTGATGTTTTAGAAGCTCTAGATCTTAATATTGATAGAAAAATACAAGTATATAATGAAAAAAATCCTAATATACTTGCAAAGAACGATAAAAAGGTTTATAGTTGCCTTGATTTAAAACCTAAATACATTGATGACATAATCAAAGAAAGCACGCTAGATATATCACAGGTGCTGAGCTCACTTTTATTACTTGAATTGGAAGGTTTTATCGTACAGATTTCGTCAAATTATTATTGTAAGAGAATAAATTAG
- a CDS encoding YifB family Mg chelatase-like AAA ATPase: MLSKINTAGLLGINAFHVCCETDIGDGLPGIILIGSLSGEVKEAADRVKTAIKNSKISFYPRKIVINLSPAEIKKEGCGYDLPIAISILEALGVIKSDILSKSMFVGELSLSGAILPIKGILPIVIFAKEMGFENIFLPYDNLAEANIVSDIKNFGIKNLKDLIEILNNKKIYSENISTQIPMKKEYSDFSDVNGQILLKRAVQIAVAGRHNILFIGPAGTGKSMIAQRIPGIMPNMTDEEALEVSKIYSVCGLLNSKEPILKIRPYRSPHHTVSPQALSGGGRVPKPGEISLAHKGVLFLDELAEFKMNTIEVLRQPMENKIVSISRVNASIDYPADFMLVAATNPCKCGYYPDRNKCNCNEVQVRKYLSRISKPLLDRIDITVETSIIRYDELKGDFNNTSSNEIKKYIEKVRQIQLSRYSNYNFSYNSEIPPSLINTFCKLKEQDDIFLSNLYEMKKMSVRGLHKILKVARTVADFNEHIDIEHDDICEAISYRSLEDKYW; the protein is encoded by the coding sequence ATGCTAAGTAAAATAAATACGGCAGGTCTTTTAGGTATCAATGCATTTCATGTCTGTTGTGAAACTGATATTGGAGATGGTCTCCCGGGAATCATTCTAATAGGTTCCTTATCAGGAGAGGTCAAAGAAGCGGCAGACAGAGTCAAGACTGCCATAAAAAATTCTAAAATTTCTTTTTATCCCAGAAAAATAGTCATAAATCTTTCACCGGCAGAAATTAAAAAAGAAGGTTGCGGTTATGATTTGCCTATAGCCATATCAATACTTGAGGCACTGGGTGTAATAAAATCTGATATTCTAAGTAAGTCAATGTTTGTAGGAGAACTTTCATTAAGTGGTGCAATACTGCCTATAAAGGGAATACTTCCCATTGTTATTTTTGCAAAAGAGATGGGATTTGAAAATATATTTCTTCCATATGATAATCTGGCGGAAGCAAATATCGTATCTGATATAAAGAATTTTGGAATAAAAAATCTAAAGGATCTAATAGAAATTCTAAATAACAAAAAAATATATTCAGAGAATATTTCCACACAAATTCCAATGAAAAAAGAATACAGTGATTTTTCTGATGTAAATGGTCAAATCCTACTAAAGAGAGCTGTACAGATTGCAGTAGCAGGTAGACATAATATATTGTTCATTGGTCCTGCAGGTACCGGAAAAAGTATGATTGCCCAAAGAATACCAGGCATAATGCCAAATATGACGGATGAAGAAGCATTAGAAGTTTCAAAGATATACAGTGTATGTGGACTATTAAACTCAAAAGAGCCTATATTAAAAATAAGACCATATAGGTCTCCACATCATACAGTATCACCACAGGCATTATCGGGAGGGGGTAGAGTACCTAAGCCGGGAGAAATATCATTGGCACATAAAGGTGTACTATTCTTAGATGAGCTTGCAGAGTTTAAGATGAATACTATAGAAGTACTTAGACAGCCTATGGAAAATAAAATAGTGAGCATTTCCAGAGTAAATGCCAGTATTGATTATCCGGCAGATTTCATGCTTGTAGCTGCAACAAATCCTTGTAAATGTGGATATTATCCGGATAGAAATAAATGTAATTGCAATGAAGTACAGGTGAGAAAGTATCTCTCAAGGATATCTAAACCACTACTTGACAGAATTGATATTACTGTAGAAACCTCTATTATAAGATATGATGAACTAAAGGGAGATTTCAACAATACAAGCAGTAATGAAATAAAAAAATATATAGAGAAAGTAAGGCAGATACAACTAAGCAGATATAGTAATTATAATTTTTCATATAATTCCGAGATTCCACCAAGTCTGATAAATACATTTTGTAAATTAAAAGAGCAAGATGATATTTTCCTGTCTAATTTATATGAAATGAAGAAAATGAGTGTTCGTGGATTACATAAGATTTTGAAAGTAGCAAGAACAGTTGCAGATTTTAATGAACATATTGATATTGAGCATGACGATATATGTGAGGCGATATCTTATAGATCTTTAGAAGACAAATATTGGTAA
- the galE gene encoding UDP-glucose 4-epimerase GalE: MAILVTGGAGYIGSHTCVELLNAGYEVVVVDNLVNSSRESLKRVEELTGKSLRFYEVDLLNQKALTKVFKENEIDAVIHFAGLKAVGESVYKPLEYYHNNITGTLILCEVMREFGVQKIVFSSSATVYGDPKVVPITEDSPLGVITNPYGRTKGMLEQILTDLHTANDKFSVMLLRYFNPIGAHESGRIGENPKGIPNNLLPYITQVAVGKLVCLGVFGNDYDTKDGTCVRDYIHVVDLAKGHVKALEKMMKDPGKVDIYNLGTGIGYSVLDVINAFEKVNDLKINYVFKDRRAGDVPECYADPSLALKELGWKAEKNIEDMCRDSFRWQRNNPNGFDEESSDIVVRKDASVIKK, translated from the coding sequence ATGGCAATATTAGTTACCGGTGGTGCCGGTTATATCGGAAGTCATACTTGTGTTGAACTATTGAATGCAGGATATGAGGTAGTTGTAGTAGACAATTTGGTTAATTCTTCCAGAGAATCTCTAAAGAGAGTGGAAGAACTTACAGGAAAGTCTTTACGTTTTTATGAAGTGGATTTATTAAATCAAAAGGCTCTTACAAAGGTCTTCAAGGAAAATGAAATAGATGCGGTTATACATTTTGCCGGATTGAAGGCTGTAGGAGAGTCTGTGTACAAGCCTTTGGAATACTATCATAATAATATCACAGGTACTCTTATTCTATGCGAAGTAATGAGAGAATTTGGTGTACAAAAAATAGTATTTTCATCTAGTGCTACAGTATACGGAGATCCTAAGGTGGTACCGATAACTGAAGATTCACCTTTAGGAGTTATTACAAATCCATATGGTAGAACTAAGGGAATGCTTGAGCAGATTTTGACAGACCTTCATACTGCAAATGATAAGTTTTCTGTAATGCTTTTAAGATATTTTAATCCTATTGGAGCACATGAGTCAGGAAGAATAGGTGAAAATCCAAAGGGCATTCCAAACAATCTTTTGCCATATATTACACAGGTAGCCGTAGGTAAACTGGTATGTCTTGGTGTTTTTGGAAATGATTATGATACTAAGGATGGCACATGTGTAAGGGATTATATCCATGTTGTAGATTTGGCAAAGGGACATGTCAAAGCACTTGAGAAGATGATGAAGGATCCGGGCAAAGTTGATATATACAATCTAGGAACCGGTATAGGATATAGTGTATTGGATGTTATAAATGCTTTTGAGAAGGTAAATGATTTGAAAATCAACTATGTATTTAAGGACAGAAGAGCAGGAGATGTACCTGAGTGCTATGCTGATCCTTCTCTAGCACTTAAAGAACTTGGCTGGAAGGCTGAGAAGAACATAGAAGATATGTGTAGAGATTCATTCAGATGGCAAAGGAACAATCCGAATGGATTTGATGAAGAGAGTTCTGATATAGTAGTCAGAAAAGATGCCTCAGTTATCAAAAAATAA
- a CDS encoding phosphoribosylaminoimidazolecarboxamide formyltransferase: MNELVLKYGCNPNQKPAKVFMENGDDLPIKVLVGNPGYINLLDALNGWQLVSELKKVSGLPSATSFKHVSPAGVAIGLPLDDILKKIYWVEDCELSPLACAYAGARGADRMSSFGDFIALSDICDKETALLIKREVSDGVIAPGYTDEAFEILKSKKNGKYNIIQIDENYIPAKLEKKQVFGITFEQGHNDLDINETLLENIVTENKDIPQNAKLDLLISLIVLKYTQSNSVCYVKDGRAIGIGAGQQSRIHCTRLAGTKADNWFLRQSKCVLELPFKEGIKRADRDNAIDVYIGDNSIEELLSDGMWEHIFTEKPKKFSTTEKKEWLKNLKGVSLGSDAFFPFSDNIERAKRSGVEYIAQPGGSLRDDAVIDCCNKYGICMAFTGIRLFHH, translated from the coding sequence ATGAATGAATTAGTATTGAAATATGGCTGTAATCCCAATCAAAAGCCTGCTAAAGTTTTTATGGAAAATGGAGATGACTTGCCTATAAAAGTTCTTGTCGGCAATCCGGGATATATTAATCTTTTGGATGCACTTAATGGATGGCAGTTGGTTTCTGAATTGAAAAAAGTAAGCGGTCTGCCCTCTGCTACAAGCTTTAAACATGTATCACCTGCAGGAGTCGCTATAGGACTTCCTCTTGATGATATTTTAAAGAAAATATATTGGGTAGAGGACTGTGAGTTAAGTCCTCTTGCTTGTGCTTATGCCGGAGCAAGAGGGGCAGACAGAATGTCGTCATTTGGAGATTTTATAGCATTAAGTGATATTTGTGATAAGGAAACGGCTTTACTAATAAAAAGAGAGGTATCGGATGGTGTTATAGCTCCGGGTTATACTGATGAGGCTTTTGAAATACTGAAATCAAAAAAGAACGGAAAATATAATATTATTCAAATAGATGAAAATTATATTCCGGCGAAGTTGGAAAAGAAACAAGTTTTTGGAATTACATTTGAACAGGGGCACAATGATCTGGATATAAATGAGACATTACTTGAAAATATAGTTACAGAGAATAAAGATATACCACAGAATGCGAAACTTGACTTGCTTATATCTTTGATAGTATTAAAGTATACACAGTCAAACTCTGTTTGTTATGTTAAAGATGGTCGGGCTATAGGTATCGGAGCAGGACAGCAATCAAGGATTCATTGCACCAGACTTGCAGGAACTAAGGCAGACAATTGGTTTCTTAGACAATCAAAATGTGTTCTTGAATTACCTTTTAAAGAGGGTATAAAAAGAGCTGATAGAGATAATGCTATAGATGTATACATTGGGGATAATAGTATAGAAGAACTTTTGTCTGATGGTATGTGGGAACATATATTTACGGAAAAGCCAAAGAAATTTAGTACAACAGAAAAGAAAGAGTGGTTGAAAAATCTAAAAGGTGTAAGTTTGGGTTCAGATGCCTTCTTCCCTTTTAGTGACAATATAGAGAGAGCTAAAAGAAGTGGTGTAGAGTATATTGCACAACCGGGAGGTTCTCTAAGGGATGATGCAGTTATAGATTGCTGTAACAAATATGGTATATGTATGGCATTTACAGGTATAAGACTTTTCCATCATTAA
- a CDS encoding IMP cyclohydrolase, with product MFEYLSANEYPGRGIILGRSDDGKNAVFAYFIMGRSSNSRNRIFKIREDDIRTKAFDESLLTDPSLIIYSPVRVYEKSVIVTNGDQTDTVYEYLKKNKTFEEALYTRTFEPDAPNFTPRISGIIDINDGLKLKLSILKSNYGDDSQTLRFFYNYDNPKQGEGFFIHTYKENGDPLKSFEGEPKKVILNGSIDEFSEKLWNALNIDNKISLAVRYIDIKTGKYEQVIKNKLEGM from the coding sequence ATGTTTGAGTATCTATCGGCAAATGAATATCCGGGTAGAGGTATTATTTTAGGCAGGTCAGATGATGGTAAAAATGCTGTTTTTGCATATTTTATAATGGGGAGAAGTAGTAATTCCAGAAACAGGATCTTTAAGATTAGGGAAGATGATATAAGAACTAAGGCTTTCGATGAGAGTCTACTTACAGATCCATCTCTAATCATATATTCTCCGGTTAGAGTATATGAAAAAAGTGTAATTGTAACAAATGGAGATCAAACAGATACGGTGTACGAGTATCTAAAAAAGAATAAGACTTTTGAGGAGGCGCTCTATACAAGAACATTTGAACCTGATGCACCTAATTTTACCCCAAGAATATCAGGAATTATTGATATTAATGACGGACTCAAACTGAAGCTTTCAATATTAAAAAGTAATTATGGAGATGATAGTCAGACGCTGAGATTTTTCTATAATTATGATAATCCTAAACAGGGTGAGGGATTTTTCATTCATACATATAAAGAAAATGGTGATCCTTTAAAGAGCTTTGAAGGTGAACCTAAAAAAGTAATACTAAATGGTAGCATAGATGAATTTAGTGAAAAATTATGGAATGCACTAAATATTGACAATAAAATATCGCTGGCAGTCAGATATATTGATATAAAAACCGGAAAGTATGAACAGGTAATAAAGAACAAATTGGAGGGTATGTAA
- a CDS encoding ABC transporter permease, with the protein MKLLDLLKLSISNLKRRKLRTVLTVLGVLIGTASVVTMLSLGIGLDELNKESIAQSGSLKAIDVSVPYNRQNDTSKKTEPLRIKDETIASFSKLEHVEGVSPVLSTSVIVMQGPYMQNVQVSGVGNDFMAEIELESGHLPTDKKNLEFVYGNFIIRDFYNSKKPSESFYDTNKLPNVDYYKPMFVIFDTDAYEKSNMGGENAPKPPKKYIIETAGVVNGGASMDDFDNYNSYSYGIYCNIDALKSMLKKIYKNKPIPGQPTTKKGKPLKYLVYDSAKIYVDDMKNVIGVQKQITEMGFQADSQMEWIEQSKASTNMIQMVLGGIGAVSLFVASIGIANTMMMSIYERTKEIGIMKVLGCDMNRIRDMFLIESGAIGLIGGLTGVIFSFIISFIINAFGVAASVAGVDGDISRIPLWLAISAIIFAIIIGMLAGFFPSLRAMKLSPLTALRND; encoded by the coding sequence ATGAAACTACTTGATTTACTTAAATTAAGTATTTCAAATTTGAAGAGAAGGAAATTGAGGACTGTACTTACTGTATTGGGTGTACTTATAGGTACTGCTTCTGTAGTTACTATGCTCTCGCTTGGCATAGGTCTGGATGAACTTAATAAGGAGAGCATAGCACAGTCCGGATCATTAAAAGCTATAGATGTCTCTGTGCCATATAACAGACAAAATGATACATCAAAAAAGACTGAGCCGCTGCGTATAAAGGATGAAACTATTGCAAGCTTTTCAAAGCTTGAACATGTGGAGGGAGTATCGCCGGTACTTTCAACTTCAGTTATAGTGATGCAGGGACCTTATATGCAAAATGTTCAGGTAAGTGGTGTAGGAAATGATTTTATGGCTGAAATAGAGCTTGAAAGTGGTCATCTTCCTACAGATAAGAAAAATCTAGAATTTGTATATGGGAATTTTATTATAAGAGATTTTTATAATTCAAAAAAGCCAAGTGAATCTTTTTATGATACTAATAAGCTTCCAAATGTAGATTACTATAAGCCTATGTTTGTAATTTTTGATACTGATGCTTATGAAAAATCAAATATGGGAGGAGAAAATGCCCCAAAGCCTCCAAAGAAATATATTATAGAAACTGCAGGAGTAGTAAATGGTGGAGCTTCTATGGATGACTTTGATAATTATAATAGCTACAGTTATGGGATATATTGCAATATAGATGCCCTTAAGTCTATGCTTAAGAAAATTTATAAAAATAAGCCTATTCCGGGTCAACCTACTACAAAAAAAGGAAAACCTTTAAAGTATTTGGTATATGATTCAGCAAAAATATATGTGGATGATATGAAAAATGTAATAGGTGTTCAAAAACAGATAACTGAGATGGGATTTCAAGCTGACTCACAGATGGAATGGATTGAACAAAGCAAGGCTTCCACAAATATGATACAGATGGTACTTGGAGGTATAGGTGCAGTATCACTATTTGTTGCTTCTATAGGTATTGCAAATACTATGATGATGAGTATATATGAGCGAACCAAGGAAATTGGAATTATGAAGGTTCTAGGTTGTGATATGAATCGTATTAGAGATATGTTTCTTATAGAATCAGGCGCAATAGGTCTTATAGGAGGCTTGACCGGAGTGATTTTTAGTTTTATTATTTCATTTATAATCAATGCTTTTGGAGTTGCAGCATCAGTTGCCGGTGTTGATGGAGATATTTCAAGAATACCTCTATGGCTTGCAATATCAGCAATCATATTTGCTATTATTATAGGTATGCTTGCAGGATTTTTCCCATCTTTAAGAGCAATGAAGCTCAGTCCACTTACAGCACTTAGAAACGATTAG
- a CDS encoding COG1361 S-layer family protein — translation MRGIKRIFGLLIILLMVIVLPMQSFAKLKNIEGNDIFHQDKIPVGKTGKIMNVTFYVETGSDYDNAWAGIAYDDDDDEELEFPFELTSETTDRKHIGKITKGKKKSVTISARVRRDIAEGYYGIPVYLADGENGGKGAQEYINVYIQKSTTAESSESEAVKDVEFTLGEGQSTPRGTYPDVLNFSLNLANTGKLTAFDVTAHMVMDKDNTVFPFEINDANYDRHFDKIESGGVTTLDYSFAIQKNTYTGYYPIKLEITYRDSTEGELKKAEDQFFVHIKNKEKDETTTAAGEFNPNDRTKARIVVDSFRTEPKNVYAGDAFELIIVMKNASASVPASNILFTLESEKANDSAVFSIEEGSSSHAVNSLPANQTTELRLKMIARAGVDQRSYSITINEQYDSPEYKNATDKVTVDIPVKQVARMNIGSFEINPESISVGDDANITFQINNTGKVVLYNLMAKFKADSIKENEAYVGNIKPGETGNVDVNLTGKAVTTDDGKISLTISYEDENGNITEETRDFILNVNEEMETEIDMLYPDVTDEETKQPNAIPVVIGGIGAAVIAGVIVLKKRKSKKEQI, via the coding sequence ATGAGAGGAATAAAAAGAATTTTTGGACTGTTAATTATTCTTTTAATGGTGATAGTTCTACCAATGCAATCCTTTGCAAAGCTAAAAAATATAGAAGGTAATGATATTTTTCACCAGGATAAGATACCGGTAGGTAAAACCGGAAAGATAATGAATGTTACTTTCTACGTTGAAACAGGTTCCGATTATGACAATGCTTGGGCCGGAATAGCTTATGATGATGACGATGATGAAGAACTTGAATTTCCTTTTGAGCTTACTTCAGAAACTACAGACAGGAAACATATAGGTAAGATAACCAAGGGAAAGAAAAAAAGTGTAACGATTTCTGCCAGAGTTAGAAGAGATATTGCTGAAGGTTATTATGGAATACCTGTGTATTTAGCAGATGGTGAAAATGGCGGTAAGGGTGCACAGGAATATATAAATGTATATATTCAAAAGTCTACCACTGCTGAGAGTAGTGAGTCAGAGGCTGTAAAGGATGTAGAGTTTACTCTGGGAGAGGGACAGTCTACTCCTAGAGGTACATATCCGGATGTACTTAACTTCAGTTTAAATCTTGCAAATACCGGAAAGCTGACAGCATTTGATGTTACAGCACATATGGTGATGGATAAGGATAATACAGTTTTTCCTTTTGAAATAAATGATGCAAACTATGACAGACATTTTGACAAAATTGAAAGTGGAGGTGTAACAACCCTTGATTATAGCTTTGCTATACAAAAAAATACTTATACGGGGTATTATCCTATAAAGCTTGAAATAACCTATCGTGATAGTACAGAGGGAGAGCTTAAAAAGGCTGAAGATCAGTTTTTTGTGCATATAAAGAATAAGGAAAAGGACGAGACAACAACTGCTGCAGGAGAGTTTAATCCAAATGACAGAACTAAGGCAAGAATAGTGGTGGACAGTTTTAGAACAGAACCAAAGAATGTATATGCCGGAGATGCCTTTGAACTTATTATAGTCATGAAAAATGCTTCCGCAAGTGTGCCTGCAAGCAATATATTGTTTACTTTAGAATCTGAAAAGGCAAATGATAGTGCAGTGTTCAGCATTGAAGAGGGATCAAGCTCACATGCGGTCAATTCACTGCCTGCAAATCAGACAACAGAACTTAGGCTTAAGATGATTGCAAGGGCAGGTGTAGACCAAAGATCATATTCTATAACAATAAATGAACAATATGACTCTCCAGAGTATAAGAATGCTACAGATAAGGTAACTGTAGATATACCTGTAAAGCAAGTTGCAAGAATGAATATAGGAAGTTTTGAAATAAATCCTGAAAGTATAAGTGTAGGAGATGATGCAAATATTACATTCCAGATAAATAATACCGGTAAGGTAGTATTATACAATCTTATGGCTAAGTTTAAGGCAGATTCCATCAAGGAAAATGAAGCCTATGTTGGAAATATAAAACCCGGAGAGACAGGAAATGTGGATGTAAATTTGACCGGAAAGGCAGTAACTACAGATGATGGAAAGATAAGTCTTACAATAAGCTATGAGGATGAAAATGGCAATATAACAGAAGAGACTAGAGATTTTATTTTGAATGTGAATGAAGAAATGGAAACAGAGATAGATATGCTCTATCCTGATGTAACAGATGAAGAAACCAAGCAACCTAATGCTATACCTGTTGTAATAGGAGGAATTGGAGCCGCTGTTATTGCAGGTGTTATTGTATTGAAGAAGAGAAAATCAAAAAAGGAGCAAATATAA
- a CDS encoding ABC transporter ATP-binding protein, with translation MMVEIIIEVKELYKFYKAGENVVHALDGLDFTINKGEFVAIVGPSGSGKSTLLNMLAGLEKPTKGEIIIGGTHLEKLKENQLVAFRRNNVGFIFQSYNLLPTMNALDNVALPLVFRGMDNKKRIEIAKKYLTLVGLEKQIYQNGNAMSGGQQQRVGIARALAMQPKIIFADEPTGNLDTKTTAEVLELMKQIVKEENQTLIMVTHDNDIANVADRQIRIVDGKAV, from the coding sequence ATGATGGTTGAGATAATAATAGAAGTTAAGGAGCTTTATAAGTTCTATAAAGCGGGTGAGAATGTAGTGCATGCGCTGGATGGTTTGGACTTTACAATAAACAAGGGAGAGTTCGTGGCAATAGTAGGTCCATCAGGTTCAGGAAAATCAACACTTTTAAACATGCTTGCAGGACTTGAAAAGCCTACAAAAGGTGAGATAATAATAGGTGGAACTCATCTTGAAAAGTTGAAAGAAAATCAACTGGTAGCATTTAGAAGAAACAATGTAGGATTTATTTTTCAATCGTACAATCTTTTACCGACTATGAATGCACTTGACAATGTAGCACTCCCGTTGGTATTTAGAGGAATGGATAATAAAAAGCGTATTGAAATTGCGAAGAAGTATCTTACTTTGGTAGGTCTAGAAAAGCAGATATATCAAAATGGTAATGCAATGAGCGGTGGACAGCAACAAAGAGTGGGTATAGCCAGAGCACTTGCTATGCAACCAAAGATTATATTTGCAGATGAGCCTACAGGAAACCTTGATACAAAGACTACTGCTGAGGTACTTGAGCTTATGAAGCAAATAGTGAAGGAAGAGAATCAAACACTTATAATGGTAACACATGACAATGATATTGCAAATGTGGCTGATAGACAAATAAGAATCGTAGATGGAAAGGCGGTTTAA